The following nucleotide sequence is from Meiothermus cerbereus DSM 11376.
CCCTGGCCCCAAAACCTCCGCCGAGGTTATAGCTGCCCGCCTGCAACATCAGGCTGTTGAGGGAGGTGCCTTCTACCCACTGAAACACCAGGCTGGCCCCCGCAAAAGGCTTTGCGCTTTGTGCAAAGGCCATCCATCCCAAGCATAGCAGGGAAAAAACCGCGATTCGTTTGCCCATGATGGGCCTATTTTATGGCGATTTCAAAACACCAGAGGCCCGACATCGTGTTACATAAAGATTTCATTAGCCAATGCTAAGACTTCCCTCGAGGCTTCTTTCCTAGACTGCCAGATATGCGCCCATCGTACCTGGCCTTGCTGCTGCTAACCCCGCTCCTGGCGGCCTGTGGCGGCCAGAGCGTCTTCCGGCCACCCAGCAACCCCGGCACACCCCCACCCCCTGCACCCGGTGAAAGCTTCGGCATGACCGCCGATCCCTTCACGCTACCGCGGGGCGGCACCGCCACCCTTACGGTGCGGGTCACCTTCAACACCAGCAACCTGACCCGTGTGTTTTTGAATTACCAGAGCAACACGGCGGGGCTCGAGGTCACCCCCAAGGAACAAAATGCCGTGCGGGGCAGCTCCAACACCCAGACCGCCACCTTTACCGTAACCGACCGCAGCGTGGATCCGATGGAAAAGCGGCCCTTTTTCTACATCTACGGGATCGCCTGCACCAGCAGCGGGTGTAACAACCAGTCTCAGCGCAGCGTGCCTATACAGTGGAATATGCCCTAGGAGTCTGGCAAAAAAGGGTTACCAGACGAGCCTGGCTACCAAAAATTACCGCTCATGTATCTTCAGTTGACCGTGCCCAGAGCACCTTCCAGCTCGACGTCCTGGGTGTTGCCCCCGCGCACATACAACCCGCGCCAGGCGTCCTCGGTGGTGAAGAAGCCATCCAGGCGCAGGTCGGTGCCGGGTTTGATGTACTGCTTTAGGGGGCCGATGCCCGAGTTGCGGTCGCCAGCGATGTAGGGGCCGTCGCCGTACAGGTTGGTCTCGAAGTAGCCGTCGCCGTCGGGGTCGAGTTCAGGCTTGTAACGCAGGTGCAGGTTCATAATTTGCAGCGTGCGCCGGGTGCTGGAGGAGTTGTTGGTAACCAGGTCGGTGCAGTTCAGGCTGTTGCAGGCCGTGGCCGGGTTCTGGATGTCAATGCCCATGCCGGGGCCGCTGAATTCCATGCCCAGGGCCTTTACCAAACCCCCATCCCACTGCTCATAGCCCGAGTTGTTGGCCGCGATGCGGATGCGCTTGGAGGCGCGGGTGTTACTTTGCACCTGCTGACCGATCTGCTCCTGGGTGACCTGCTGGCCGGTGCGGGGGTCGGTGCAGGTGTTGGCAAAGAAGGGGTTGTCGCCCTGGTTCTGCCTCGAGGCCCCAAAATCGCCCTTGTAGTTGAGCTCGGCCAGCTTCTCGCCGGTGCGCCAGCGGGTGGCTACCACCACCACGGTGTGGAAACGAGCACAGACCCGCTGGTCGGTGCTGGTCTCGGAGTGGATGTTGATGTACCAACCGATATCGCCATCCCGAATGGCAAAGCCCTTAAACCCCTCGGCCCGCTCGGGCTGGTTGTTGGTGTACTGGGCGGTGTAGAGGAAGGGGGCCTGGTAGCCAATCAGGCCGGGGTCGGAGTTGTGGTCGTGGCGGTAGTAGCACCAGTACACCGGGTCAATCTGGGGGTGCCAGCTCGGATAGTTGCGTCCATCCGGCCCCTTAGCCAGCCAGAGGTTGTCCAGCCAGGAGGGGCAGGTAGTGTTGGGCACGGGACGTTCGGTAATGCCAGAGGGCAGGGCGGGTTCTGCCGAAGGCTGCCCATTGGCCTCGGCCAGCAGCACCCAGTACTCCCCCTTGCCCTCAGGCGAGCCCAGGGTGATTTCGCCGGCCCGGAAGGTGCGGGTGTAGGTGTTGAACTTCTTGCCATCGGCGGCGGTGGTCTCGCCTCTTTGCCAGCCCACCAGCCACAACGCCGAGTTTTCCCAGGCCACCACCACCGTGGCCCCCCGGGTCAGGGTCAGGCGCAGCCAGTCCGCGCGGGTCGAGCTCGAGCCCGGCGCGTCCAGAATGTCCCAGCCGGCATACTGGGTAAAGCGCGGCCCCGAAGGCTGGCTGGGGTTGTTGGGGTTGCGGTTTTTATCGGCCTGGCGGGGCCAGTAGCGCAGCCCGCCGTAACTGGCCCGCAGCCGGCCGTTGTCTTCGCTCACCACCACATAGCGGCTCAAGAGCGTAAGGGGCTGGTTGGTCGGGTGTTGGGTCAGGGACTCGGCCAGAAACGGGCCGTTGGAGCTATCGGGGTTGGGGTTGTCCGCGTACTCTCCACCGCCACAGGCCCCCAACAAAAGCCCCAAACCTCCCAGCAGCGAAAGCATCTTCATTCGTTGCATCTGATCTCCTCCCGTTTGTCCTTTGGTTGTGGACAGCCCTCAGTCACCAAAGTACATGGACTTTTGAGCGTTGCTTTTCTGGATTAACCGCAGCTTAAGAATCAGGCCGCTACAGGCTCAGAAAGCCCTAACCCTGCTCACAAATGCGTTACATGATTAAGACCTGTCCCCCAAACGGCTCTGGGTTTTATCCAGCCGGGGATTGCGTAGAATACAAGGGCGCATGAACGAGCGAGTTTTTTTTGCGGGCATGGCGGGTCAGATGGGGGCGCTGGACGCCTACCGATCCGCCGACCTCGAGGCCAGGGTGTGCCGCTACCTGCCCGAGCTGATGGCCGGGTTGCAGGCGGTTTACCCCGAGGCCCCCGCCGTAGCCGCGCGGGTAGCCGAGGTGATTGGGCGGAGCCTGGCCGAGCGTCCTCAGGATCTGCAGGCTTTAGACCTAAAGCGCATCCACACCCCGGACTGGTTTCAAGAGCCCCAGATGCACGGCTACATCGCCTACACCGACCGGTTTGCCGGCACCCTGAAGGGGGTGGGGCAGCACATCGGCTACCTGAAGGAGCTGGGTATCCGCTACCTGCACCTGATGCCCCTGCTGCTCCCCCGCGAGGGGGAGAACGACGGTGGCTACGCGGTGGCCGACTACCGCCAGGTGCGCCCCGACTTAGGAACCATGGACGACCTCGAGGCCCTCTGCGCCCAGCTTCGTCGGGAGGGCATCAGCCTCTGTCTGGATCTGGTGCTCAACCACGTGGCCCGCGAGCACCCCTGGGCCCTGGCCGCCCGGCAGGGCGACCCCAAGTACCGCGGCTACTTCTACATCTACCCCGACCGCACCCTGCCCGATGCTTTCGAGCGCACCCTGCCGGAAGTCTTCCCCGACTTTGCCCCCGGCAACTTCACCTGGGACGACGAGGTACAAGGCTGGGTCTGGACGACCTTTAATAGCTGGCAGTGGGACGTAAACTGGAGCAACCCCGAGGTGTTCTTGGAGTACCTCGAGCTGATTTTGTGGCTCGCCAACAAAGGGGTGGAGGTCTTCCGGCTCGATGCCATCGCCTTCACCTGGAAACGCCTGGGTACCAACTGCCAGAACCAGCCCGAGGTGCACGCCCTGACACAGGCCCTGCGGGCTGCGGTACGCATCGGCGCGCCGGCAGTAGCCTTCAAGGCCGAGGCCATCGTGGCCCCCGAAAACCTGATCGCCTACCTGGGCACAGGGACACACTACGGCAAGGTAAGCGACCTGGCCTACCACAACACCCTGATGGTGCAGATCTGGAGCAGCCTGGCCAGCCGCGACACCCGGCTTTTCACCCAGGCCCTGCAGCGCTTCCCACAAAAGCCCCCCAGCACCGCCTGGGCCACCTACCTGCGCTGCCACGACGACATCGGCTGGGCCATCTCCGACATCGACGCGGCGGCGGTAGGCCTGAGCGGCCCGGCCCATCGGCATTTCTTATCTGAGTTTTACAGGGGCGACTTTCCAGGCTCGTTTGCCCGGGGGATGCATTTCCAGGCAAACCCCACCACCGGCGACCGGCGCACCTCCGGTTCGACGGCCAGCCTGGCCGGCCTGGAAACCGCGCTCGAGTCGGGCCATCCGCGCCAGATCAGCCTGGCCCTCGAGCGCATCCTGCTGGCCCACGCAGTCTTCATCGGCTATGGCGAGGGCATCCCGCTCATTTACATGGGCGACGAATTGGGCCTGCTCAACGACTACGGCTATGTCCACGAACCCGCCCACAAAGACGACAACCGCTGGCTGCACCGGCCCAAGATGGACTGGGCTAAGGCCGAAAAACGCCACCAGCAAGGCACCGTGGAACACCGGATTTTCCACGGCATCAAAGAGCTGCTCGAGGCTCGAGCCCGCATCCCCCAGATGCACGCAGCCTTCCCCACCCAGGCCCTCTGGCAGCCCAACCCCCACCTGCTCCTGCTCAAGCGCGAACACCCCCAGGGCCGGCTGGTGCAGGTCTACAACTTCAGCGAGCAAGACCAGCCCTTCCCTTTCGAAGCCCTGCGCCAGGAGGGCATTGTGCAGCCCTTCGACCTCATCACCCAGACCCCTGCCCCGGCCTACCTGGAACCTTATGCCCGGCTGTGGCTAACCCAGCACCCGGTATAAAGGAGACTGTATGGAATGGTGGAAAACCGCAACTATCTATCAGATTTACCCCCGCAGCTTCCAGGATTCGAATGGTGACGGGATTGGCGACCTGCCGGGCATCAAAAAGCGCCTCACGTACATCCGCGACCTGGGCTTCGACTGTATCTGGCTCTCGCCCTTTTACAAGTCGCCCATGAAGGACTTCGGCTACGACGTGGCCGACTACTGCGATGTAGACCCCATCTTTGGTACCCTGAGGGACTTTGACGAACTCCTGGCCGAAGCCCACCGGCTGGGCCTCAAGGTCATCATCGACTTTGTGCCCAACCATACCTCCGACCAGCACCCCTGGTTTCTGGAATCCAGAAAGAGCCGCGACAACCCCAAGCGCGACTGGTACGTCTGGCGCGATCCTGCACCGGATGGGGGGCCCCCCAACAACTGGCAGGCCTACTTTGGCGGGCCCTCCTGGACGCTGGACGAAAGAACCGGCCAGTACTACCTGCACCAGTTCCTGCCCGAGCAGCCCGACCTCAACTGGCGCAACCCTGAGGTACGCCAGGCCATGTACGAGGCCATGCGCTTCTGGCTGAACAAAGGGGTAGATGGCTTCCGCATCGACGTGATCTGGCTGTTGGTGGAGGATGCCCTCTTCCGTGACGAGCCCGACAACCCCCACTACAAGCCCGGCGACATCGACCGCTTCCGCCATATCCACATCTACCAGGAAGACCAGCCCGAGACGCGCGAGATCGTGCAGGAGATGCGCGCTGTGCTGGACGAGTATCCGGGCGACCGGGTGATGGTGGGGGAAATTTACCTACCCTACCATCAACTTATGCCCTATTACGGAACAGCAGAAAAACCCGGCTGCCACCTGCCCTTCAACTTCCACCTGATTTTCCGGGGCCTGAACAACTGGACGGCAGAAAACATCCGCGCCATTGTGGAGGAGTACGAGGCCAGCCTGCCGCCTTTTGCCACCCCCAACTGGGTACTGGGCAACCACGACCAGCACCGCCTGGCCAGCCGCATCGGGCACGACCAGGCCCGGGTGGCAGCCATGCTGCTTTTTACCCTGCGTGGCTCGCCCACCTGGTACTACGGCGACGAGATTGGCATGGTGGATGGGCAAATCCCCCCCGAAAAAGTGCAGGACCCCGCCGCTCTACGCCAGCGCGGGGCCGCCGGCGAGCACGGCCTCGACCCAGGCCGCGACCCCGAGCGCACCCCCATGCAGTGGACCCCCTATGCCTACGCCGGCTTCAGCACCCGCGAACCCTGGCTGCCCATAAACCCCGACTACACCGAGCGCAACGTGGAGGCCCAGGACGCCGACCCCGAATCCATGCTGACCCTGGTGCGCACCTTGCTGGTGGTGCGAAAAGAAACCCCGGCCCTCTTGCACGGAAACTACCAGAGCTACAAGGCCCCGGCGGGCGTGTTCGCCTACCTGCGCGGCAGCGAGGTACTGGTGGCCCTGAACTTCACCCAGGAGCCTAAGGCGCTCTCTATTCCCGGAGGGGAAATTTTGCTTTCGACCCACCTGGATCGGTACGGCCAGGTGGAAGGAAGGCTCGGGCTGCGGCCCCACGAAGGCCTGATCGTAAAGCTATGACCAGGGTACTGTTTGTCTGCATGGGCAACATCTGCCGTAGCCCCATGGCCGAGGGCATCTTTCGCCGCAAGCTGCGCGAGCGGGGGCTCGAGGGGGCTTTTGAAGTGGACTCCTGCGGTACCGGCGGCTGGCATGAGGGCGAGACCGCCGACCCCCGCGCCCAGGCCGTGCTAAGCAAGTACAACGCCCATTTTCCCCATGTGGCCCGCCAGGTTCGCGCCGAAGACCTGGAGTATTTCGACCACATCTTTGTGATGGACAAAGAAAATCTCTGGACCCTGGGGCGCATGTTTCCCGCGCACAAGGGAAAAGTCCGCCTGCTTTTGGATCTAAACGGCGGGGGCGAGGTGCCCGACCCCTACTACGGGGGGCTGGAGGACTTCGAGGCGGTTTACCAGATGCTCGACGAGGCGCTCGAGGTCTTCCTGCAAACCCAGGCCCCCTGAAGTCTCCTGCAAGCCCTCGGCAAGCGGCCTGGCTTTTTGTAATGATTCGGTAACAGGTATGCAATACCCCTAAAGACAGGGGGTGGTATGACCAAGCAACTTGGGCGCTGGGAGCACTTTTACCACCAGGCCGATATCGGGGTGCGGGGCATCGGCCCCACCCTGGATGAAGCCTTTGAGCAGGCGGCCCTGGCCCTCACCGCCGTGGTTACCGACCCCGCCCGGGTGCGGCCTAAGCAGGTCATCGAGATTGAGTGTGAAGCCCCCCGGGTCTCGCTTTTGCTGGTGAACTGGCTCAACCGGCTGGTCTACGAGATGGCCACCCGCCGGATGCTCTTTAGCCAGTTTGAGGTGCACCTGAGCCCGCCCGACCTGGGGGGTGCGCTAAGCCTGCACGCCCTGACCTGGGGGGAGCCGGTAGACCCCGCACGTCACCAGCCCGCGGTGGAGGTCAAGGGGGCCACCTACTGCGAGCTCGAGGTTCGGCAGGACGAGCAGGGCCACTGGGTGGTGCAGTGCGTGGTGGATGTCTGACGGAGGCCCTATGGATATATCCCGCCTGGTTCAAAAATCCGAGTTTGAGTGGTGGCTGGAGGCCACCCCCCCCATGCGGGTGCCCGGCATCCTGTATGCCAGCGAAGCCCTGTTGCGCGAGATGGACGACAAGGTGCTGGAGCAGATCGCCAACGTAGCCAGCCTGCCGGGGGTTGTGCAGGCGGTGTACGCCATGCCCGATGCCCACTGGGGTTATGGTTTTCCCATTGGGGGGGTGGCGGCTTTCCGCGAGGAGGATGGGGTGGTCTCGGCGGGTGGGGTGGGGTTCGACATCTCCTGCGGGGTGCGGACCCTCCACACCGGCCTGACGGTAGACCAGATTGAGCCGATTAAGGAAGACCTGGCCCAGGGGCTCTTCCGCCACGTGCCGGCAGGGGTGGGAAGCATCGGCAAGATTCACCTCGAGCCCGCCGAGCTCGAGGCCATGCTGCAAGGTGGGGCGGTATGGGCCGTGGAGCGTGGCTACGGAAGGCCCGAGGATTTAACGTACATCGAGGAGCAGGGCCGCATGGAAGGGGCGCTGCCCGAGCAGGTCTCCGCGCAGGCCAAACGGCGTCAGGCCGACGAGATGGGCACCCTGGGCTCCGGCAACCACTACCTCGAGGTGCAGCAGGTGACCGAGGTGTATGACCCGGTGGTAGCCGAGGCCTTTGGTGTAAAGGTGGGCGATGTGCTGGTGAGCATCCACAGCGGCTCGAGGGGCCTGGGCCACCAGGTTGCCACCGACTTCAGCAAACAGATGATTCAGGCCGCCCACAAATACGGCCTCGAGCTGCCAGACCTCGAGCTGGCCTGCGCCCCCATCCAGTCCGAAGAGGGCCAGGCCTACCTGGGGGCCATGCGGGCCGCCATCAACTGCGCCCTGGCCAACCGGCAGATCCTGACCCACCTGGCCCGCGAGGCCTTCGCCTACCTGCTGCCCCAAGCCGACCTACGTCTGATTTACGACGTCTCGCACAACACCGCCAAGCTCGAGGAACATCTGGTAGATGGCAAACCCCAGCGGCTCTACGTCCACCGCAAAGGGGCTACCCGCGCCCTCGGCCCCGGTCACCCGGCCCTACCGCAAGCCTACCGGGCCGTCGGCCAGCCGGTGCTGATTGGCGGAACCATGGGCACCGCCTCGTACATCCTGGTGGGCACCCAGGAGGGCGTGGTCCGCTCGCTAAGCTCGTCCTGCCACGGGGCCGGACGGGCCATGAGCCGCCACCAGGCCCTCAAGCACTGGCACGGCAAGGAAGTGGTGCGCGAGCTGGGCCAGCGGGGCATCATCGTGCGCAGCCCCTCCCCCCGCGGCGTGGCCGAGGAAGCCCCCGGCGCCTATAAAGACGTAACCGCAGTGGTGGACGCCGCCCACGCCGCCGGACTCTCGCGCAAGGTAGCGCGGCTCGAGCCCCTTATCTGCATTAAGGGGTAATACCAGATTCGGTTAGTTCGTTACCGAACGGTGATGAACTAACCCGACCGAAGGGATGCGCTTTCTTCGCCGAGCGCAGCGAGGGGTGTGCTCTAGGATTCAAAAAGATAGCCCCTTGATGTTTTTTGTTTGAAGAGTATCTTTTTGAATCCGGTATAACCAGCAAGTTCTTTGGAGCCTCATACTGGGTTACGTCGCGGGCTTCATCAGGAGAGGTAAGCCATTGCAATTGCCTTTCCCACAAAGGGCTTCAATTGGCCCGGCTTTATTGAGACCTGGATAGCAATGGTTTCAACACCAAAAAAATACCGAGCCTGGCTTCACAGACTCGGTAGGGTCGAGAACACGCAGCTTATGGCAGGCTCTTTAGCCACTGCCGGTACTGCTCAATCTCGCGGCTCTGCACGGCGATGACCCCCTGGCAGAAGCGCTTGAGTTCGGCCCTGGCGGCTTTTTGCAAGCACAGCTTGGACATATCCACGGCATCCTGGTGGTGGGGAATCATGCCCTCTAAAAAAGCCCGGTCGGGCGAGCTGCCGTGTCCTGGCATCATGCCCATCAGGGACTCGTCCATCATGGGCTTCATGTCGGCCCGCATCATCGCCATGTAGCGCTGGCTGGGGGCTACGCCGTACCAGCTTCTGAGCCAGCCGGTAAGCTGGGTAATTTCCTTGTTCTGTACTGCGATAATTTCCTGGGCCGCCTTGCGGATGCGGGCGTCTTTAGAAACTTTCAGGATGGCCTGGGCCATCTCCACCGCGCCTTTGTGGTGGTCAATCATCATGGACATGTAGGCGATATCGAAGTTGCGCCCCTGGAGCTTTTGTAGCTCGGCCATGGCCTGCATGGTCATACTGCCGTGCCCGGCATGGTCGGTCTGGGCCAGGCTCCACCCCAGGAGCAACACCATAAGCATTCCCAAAAATTTCTGCATCGTTTCCTCCCTAACTAAGCAAGCCCCTGCGCCAGCTCTCCCACCGGGGCCACAACCTTAGGCCCAAACGGCGGCCTGAAAGAACGCAGGCGCAGGGCGTTGGACAGCACAAATAGCGAAGAGAGGCCCATGGCCGCTCCGGCCAGCATGGGCGAGAGCAGCCAGCCCGTAAATGGGTACAAGGCCCCTGCCGCCACTGGAATCAGGAGCACGTTGTAGGCAAAGGCCCAGAACAGGTTGAGCTGGATGTTACGCAAGGTGGCCCGCGAGAGCGCAATGGCGTTCGGCACACCCCGCAGGTCGCCCGAGATCAGGATCACATCGGCAGTCTCGATAGCCACGTCGGTTCCGCTGCCAATGGCGATACCCACATCGGCCTGGGCCAGCGCGGGCGCATCGTTGATGCCATCGCCCACGAAGGCCACCTTTTGGCCCTTGTTCTGGAGTGCCCGCACCGCCTCGGCCTTACCGTCCGGCAGAACCTCGGCCTGCACCTCGTCGATACCAAGCTGGCGGGCAATGGCGTGGGCGGCGCGGGTATGGTCGCCGGTAATCATAGCCACCTTGAAGCCCTGGCGGTGCAGGGCGGCAATGGCCTCCGGGCTACCCTCTTTGATGGGATCGGCCACCGCCAGAATCGCCGCCAGTTTTCCGTTAATTGCGGCGTAGAGGGGGGTCTTGCCCGCATCGGCCAGGCGGGCGGCCTCGCTACCGAAGACCGAGACATCCAACCCCAACCGCGCCATGTAGCGATCAGCCCCCACGTCCACGCGGACGATCCCCGGTTGGGACAGACCGCTATCGCGGCTGTTCACCGGGCGGACGATCCCCTCTTGGGACAGACGGCTATCGCCGCTGTTCACCGGGCGGACGATCCCCGGTTGGGACAGACCGCTATCGCGGCTGTTCACCGGGCGGACGACGCCCACCTGGCCGCTCACCCCGAGGCCGGGGAAAGCCTCGAAGCCCTGCGGCTCGCTGAGCGGTAGCCCTCTGGCCTGGGCCACCTGCACGATGGCGCGGGCGATGGGGTGCTCCGACTTCTGCTCGAGGGAGGCCACCAGCGCGAGCACCTCAGCCTCGTTGAAGCCTGGGGCCACCTCGAGGTCGGTCAGTTCGGGCCTGCCCCTTGTGAGGGTTCCGGTCTTGTCGAGGGCCACCACCCGGGCCTCTTGCAGCGTCTGCAGCGCCTCACCCTTGCGGAAAAGCACCCCCAGCTCGGCGGCCTTGCCGGTGCCCACCATGATGCTCACCGGGGTGGCCAGGCCCATGGCGCAGGGGCAGGCGATAATCAGCACCGCCACGGTGTTGACCAGGGCAAAGGTGAGGGCATTTTCACCGCCAAACACCAGCCACACCAAGGCCGTAAGGGCAGCGATGGCCAGCACGATGGGCACAAAGACCGCCACCACCCGGTCGGCCAGGTTCTGGATGGGGGGTTTGGAAGCCTGGGCGTTTTCGACCAGCCTAATAATCTGCGCCAGCACGGTGCCTTCGCCCACCGCCGTGGCCCGAAAGGTGAGGGTTCCGTTCTGGTTGATGGTTCCCCCAATCACCCTGTCCCCCTCGGTTTTACGTACCGGGATGGGCTCGCCGGTGATCATGGACTCGTCCACGTAGCTCTGTCCCGAGACCACCACCCCGTCCACCGGGATTTTTTCACCGGGCCGAACCACCACCAAATCGCCTGCCAGCACCTCGTCCACGGGGATTTCCCGCTCGAGCGTCCCCTCCACCACCCGCGCGGTCTTGGCCTGCAGCGAGAGCAGCCGCCGCATGGCTTCGGAGGTGCGGCCTTTGGCCAGGGCCTCGAGGTACTTGCCCAGGAGTATCAGGGTAATGACCACCCCCGCCGCCTCGAAATAGGCATGGCGGGCCTGCGGGGGAAAGAGGCCTGGAAAAAGCACCACCCCCAAGCTGTAAAAGTAGGCCGCGCTGGTGCCCAGCATCACCAGGCTGTTCATATCGGGCGAGCCTGAGCGCAGGCTCTGCCAGCCGTGGCGGTAAAAGCGCAGGCCCGGGCCAAACTGAATGGGGGTAGCCAGGGCCAGCATCACCCAGTTTAGGCTGCTCATCACGCCGTGCCCAAAGGTGGCCATCAGCCAGGCCTCTAGGGGTGGGAAGAGCATCGGCAGCATGGCGACCAGGAAGAGGGGCAGGGCGAATACCGCCGAGATGAGCAGTGCGCGGCGCAGATCGGCCACTTCTTTGGCACGGGCCTCGCGCTCGAGGTCGGCCCGGCCCTGGCCCGTTCCCAGCTCGAGCACGCCGTAGCCCGCCTCGCGGATGGCCCGCTTGAACTGGGCCACGCTGGTGCTGGCCGGAAGGTACTTCACCCAAGCCCGCTCGGTAGCCAGGTTGACGCTGGCCTCCAGCACCCCCTCCAACTTCTTCAAGGCCCGCTCCACCCGGTTCACACAGGCCGCGCAGGTCATGCCGGTCACGCCCAGTTCGACCTCGGCCACCACCGGGGTGTAGCCCGCCTCGCGCACCTTCTCCAGCAGGGCCTGGGAGGTGGTCTTTTGGGGGTCGTAGACCACGTGAGCGTGCTCGGTTGCCAGATTGACCGAGACCGCCTCCACCCCTTCAAGCTTCTTCAGCCCGCGTTCCACCCGGTTCACACAGGCCGCGCAGGTCATGCCCTGGACGCCGATTTGCAGCTCTTTGCTCATACCTTACCCATAGCCCTTAGCGGTACTTGAGAACCTCCATCAGCTCTTCCACCATCTGCTTGGTGTCGCCCCGCTGGGCGGCGCTGGCTACGTGGTGCTCGAGGTGGCTCTTGAGCACCATCTCCCCCACCTTGTCGAGGGCCCCCTGCACGGCCTTGATCTGCTTGAGCACGTCCACGCAGTAAGGCTCACCCTCGAGCATCTTGAGGACGCCCTCGAGGTGCCCCCTGGCCGAAAGCAGCCGGTTGCGGGCCTCCTGGCGCACCTTGGGGTCGAGGTGCAGGGTGTGTTCGTGCGTCATTCAAGCCACCCGAGCGGTATAGCCCTCTTCCTGCACCGCCTCGATCAGCTTCTCCACCGGCGCCGTCCCGCTCACGGTAGCCCGGCCCTCTTGCAGCGAAACCTCCACCTGCTCGACCCCCGGTACCTTTTTGAGGGCTTCGGTCACGTGGCGCACGCAGTTGTTACAGCTCATACCTTCAATCTTGAGTTGGGTCATGGTCACCTCCACGGCCCCAGTATACCCTCCCCCCCTGGGGTGGGGTAAGGACAAAAGTCACGATTGCCTGGACGAAGGTAACGCTTCCTTCAGCTTCGGTTAAGAATCCACCATGCCTCCCCTTCAGTTTTCAGGAGCATCCTCTAAAACAGGAGGAAGAGCCATGTACAAGACCCTGCGCAACCTCGCCGGACTCACCCTGTTGGGCCTGCTGGCCGCTTGTGGAACCCAGCAAACCCAGAGCACCCTAACCCAGGCCGATGCCCAGGCCCTCTCCGAAGCCGCCCAGGGCGACCTGCAACTCA
It contains:
- a CDS encoding alpha-amylase family protein, which encodes MNERVFFAGMAGQMGALDAYRSADLEARVCRYLPELMAGLQAVYPEAPAVAARVAEVIGRSLAERPQDLQALDLKRIHTPDWFQEPQMHGYIAYTDRFAGTLKGVGQHIGYLKELGIRYLHLMPLLLPREGENDGGYAVADYRQVRPDLGTMDDLEALCAQLRREGISLCLDLVLNHVAREHPWALAARQGDPKYRGYFYIYPDRTLPDAFERTLPEVFPDFAPGNFTWDDEVQGWVWTTFNSWQWDVNWSNPEVFLEYLELILWLANKGVEVFRLDAIAFTWKRLGTNCQNQPEVHALTQALRAAVRIGAPAVAFKAEAIVAPENLIAYLGTGTHYGKVSDLAYHNTLMVQIWSSLASRDTRLFTQALQRFPQKPPSTAWATYLRCHDDIGWAISDIDAAAVGLSGPAHRHFLSEFYRGDFPGSFARGMHFQANPTTGDRRTSGSTASLAGLETALESGHPRQISLALERILLAHAVFIGYGEGIPLIYMGDELGLLNDYGYVHEPAHKDDNRWLHRPKMDWAKAEKRHQQGTVEHRIFHGIKELLEARARIPQMHAAFPTQALWQPNPHLLLLKREHPQGRLVQVYNFSEQDQPFPFEALRQEGIVQPFDLITQTPAPAYLEPYARLWLTQHPV
- a CDS encoding alpha-amylase family glycosyl hydrolase, with translation MEWWKTATIYQIYPRSFQDSNGDGIGDLPGIKKRLTYIRDLGFDCIWLSPFYKSPMKDFGYDVADYCDVDPIFGTLRDFDELLAEAHRLGLKVIIDFVPNHTSDQHPWFLESRKSRDNPKRDWYVWRDPAPDGGPPNNWQAYFGGPSWTLDERTGQYYLHQFLPEQPDLNWRNPEVRQAMYEAMRFWLNKGVDGFRIDVIWLLVEDALFRDEPDNPHYKPGDIDRFRHIHIYQEDQPETREIVQEMRAVLDEYPGDRVMVGEIYLPYHQLMPYYGTAEKPGCHLPFNFHLIFRGLNNWTAENIRAIVEEYEASLPPFATPNWVLGNHDQHRLASRIGHDQARVAAMLLFTLRGSPTWYYGDEIGMVDGQIPPEKVQDPAALRQRGAAGEHGLDPGRDPERTPMQWTPYAYAGFSTREPWLPINPDYTERNVEAQDADPESMLTLVRTLLVVRKETPALLHGNYQSYKAPAGVFAYLRGSEVLVALNFTQEPKALSIPGGEILLSTHLDRYGQVEGRLGLRPHEGLIVKL
- a CDS encoding low molecular weight protein-tyrosine-phosphatase — translated: MTRVLFVCMGNICRSPMAEGIFRRKLRERGLEGAFEVDSCGTGGWHEGETADPRAQAVLSKYNAHFPHVARQVRAEDLEYFDHIFVMDKENLWTLGRMFPAHKGKVRLLLDLNGGGEVPDPYYGGLEDFEAVYQMLDEALEVFLQTQAP
- a CDS encoding archease; its protein translation is MTKQLGRWEHFYHQADIGVRGIGPTLDEAFEQAALALTAVVTDPARVRPKQVIEIECEAPRVSLLLVNWLNRLVYEMATRRMLFSQFEVHLSPPDLGGALSLHALTWGEPVDPARHQPAVEVKGATYCELEVRQDEQGHWVVQCVVDV
- a CDS encoding RtcB family protein, whose product is MDISRLVQKSEFEWWLEATPPMRVPGILYASEALLREMDDKVLEQIANVASLPGVVQAVYAMPDAHWGYGFPIGGVAAFREEDGVVSAGGVGFDISCGVRTLHTGLTVDQIEPIKEDLAQGLFRHVPAGVGSIGKIHLEPAELEAMLQGGAVWAVERGYGRPEDLTYIEEQGRMEGALPEQVSAQAKRRQADEMGTLGSGNHYLEVQQVTEVYDPVVAEAFGVKVGDVLVSIHSGSRGLGHQVATDFSKQMIQAAHKYGLELPDLELACAPIQSEEGQAYLGAMRAAINCALANRQILTHLAREAFAYLLPQADLRLIYDVSHNTAKLEEHLVDGKPQRLYVHRKGATRALGPGHPALPQAYRAVGQPVLIGGTMGTASYILVGTQEGVVRSLSSSCHGAGRAMSRHQALKHWHGKEVVRELGQRGIIVRSPSPRGVAEEAPGAYKDVTAVVDAAHAAGLSRKVARLEPLICIKG
- a CDS encoding DUF305 domain-containing protein, coding for MQKFLGMLMVLLLGWSLAQTDHAGHGSMTMQAMAELQKLQGRNFDIAYMSMMIDHHKGAVEMAQAILKVSKDARIRKAAQEIIAVQNKEITQLTGWLRSWYGVAPSQRYMAMMRADMKPMMDESLMGMMPGHGSSPDRAFLEGMIPHHQDAVDMSKLCLQKAARAELKRFCQGVIAVQSREIEQYRQWLKSLP